The window AACCTGTTTTGCCACTACGATTCGCATTGGCCGATGAGTTCTTACTGGCGCTAACATTCTCTTGCAAGTTAATCGTTAAAATATCCCCCACATTACGAGGCCGCCTATCTTCAAACAGTGGCTGATAGCCATAATATGCAGGCTGTGCACTTTGAAAAATGGCGCCATTAGGTGCAGGTGCGGTCGGTGCTGTCGGTAACGCACTTGTCTGCGTATCCACCAGAGGACGAGGTTTGACATAAGCGCAGCCACTGATAGCGAATACCAATGTCAGCACGAGAACCTTACTAGGTGAAAATAATGAATTTTCCTTATTTTGAGGGACAATACCGCTTTTCATCATCATGGTGCTCTTTAGCTGCTGTATCTGTTTTATCATCACGTTGAATTCCCTCTCATTCGCCAAATGACAACCTGCAATCATCCGCAAATTGCCATTTAGCTTGTACTGGATGTACTGGATTGCTATTCCATCAAATTAAAGTTGTGTTAAACGTTGCAGCATCTGGTCAGAAGCAGAAACCGCTTTACTGTTAATTTCATAGGCACGTTGAGTTTGGATCATATTGACTAACTCCTCTGCAACGTTAACGTTCGAGGTTTCCAGCATATGTTGATACAGCAAGCCAGCACCGTTAGTGCCCGGCGCACTTTCATTTGGAGCGCCTGAGCTGGCGGTTTCCATATAGAGGTTTTCCCCCATACTTTCTAAGCCTGCATCATTAATAAAGGTTGTCAGTGTGATTTGCCCAATTTGTTGTGGTTGGTTATCACCATAAACTGTGATTGAAACGGTACCGTCCGAGGCAATAGAAAGGCTATTTGCATTATCTGGGATGGTAATTGCCGGCACGATCTGGTAACCACTGGAGGTGACTAATTGGCCATCCTGATTAGGCTGTAGAGCGCCATCACGGGTATAAGCATCGCTACCATCAGGCATCTGCACGTGTAAAAAACCTTGCCCTTTAATCGCAATATCCGTGGTATTCCCTGTTTTATTCAACGCACCTTGGCTATGTATACGCATTGTTGCGACAGGACGGGAACCCGTACCCAATTGTAACCCCGATGGCAAAGACGTTTGCTCTGAGCTCATTGCCCCCGGTTGACGAACATTTTGATATAACAAGTCTTCAAATACAGCACGCTGACGTTTAAAACCATTAGTACTGACGTTTGCCAAGTTGTTGGAAATAACATCAAGGTTGGTTTGTTGGGTATCAAGCCCAGTTTTCGCAATCCATAGAGAACGGATCATGGTGATTCCTTACTAAAAATTAGCTAACGGCAAGCAGTTGGTTGGCTTTTTGTGCATTTTCATCCGCACTACGTACCACTTTCATCTGCATTTCAAAATATCTCGCATTGGCGATCATCGACACCATAGCTTCAGCCGCATTAACATTGCTGCCTTCAATCACTCCCGATGTGAGTGATGCTCGTTCACTTTGTGCCAGCACATCACCATTCGCGGCTATTGCCTGTGGTGAGAGATGAAATAATCCATCTTCACCGCGTAGCAAATCCTGAGGTTGAGCTTCCACAATTTTCAAACGACCAATTTGACCTAACATGGTTGGCGGATCGGTGGCGAGTAGCGCGGTGACCGTACCATCCTCACCAATGGTTAATTCAGCATTTGGGGGAACGTTAATTGGCCCACCATCACCTTGTAAACGGTGTTCACCAATCACCAGCTCACCCTCAGATGAAATTTGGATGTTCCCGTTACGTGTATAAGCCTCACTGCCATCGGCAAGTTCAACCGCTAAGAAATGCTTATCGTTCAATGAAACATCCATCGGCCGGCCGGTATAATTAAGCGGCCCTTGGCTCATATCAGCGCCTGGCGTTGAAGCAACGACTAACGTACGTGTTTGCTCGCTATCACCATTAATCGGAACAGCGCGCATCGCCGCTAACTGTGCTTTAAAACCAGAGGTAGAAACATTCGCAATGTTGTTAGAAACAATCGCTTGGTTTTCAAGCGCATGTCGAGCTCCACCCATTGCGGTATAAATGACGTGATCCATGGCCACCCTCTACTATTAACGTAAATTAACCATCGTTTGCAGCATCTGATCTTGGGTTTTGATTGTCTGCGCGTTCGATTGATAGTTACGTTGCATCACAATCATATTGATCAGCTCTTGGCTCATATCAACGTTAGAAGACTCTAACGCTCCACTCGTCAATTTCCCGAATTGACCAACCCCCGGTACGCCATCCATTGGGTTACCTGACGCATTTGATGATGCCCACACGTTACCGCCTTGTGAAACTAAACCACTTGGATTAGCAAAAGCAGACAGGGCCACTTGACCAACCACTCGCTTTTGTTGGTTTGAGTAGTTAGCAACAATCAGACCGTTGTCTTCTATTTTAAAATTGGTGTACTCACCGGCAGGATAGCCATTAACATCAATAGCACTGACAGAAGATTCACTGACTTTTTGCTGACGAGTTTTATTTAAGTCAACCTGCAATGTGCCATCATTAGCGCCATTCAATCCGTTGTAATCAAATGCAAAAACGGCATTCGTTGGGCTGGCTAAGCGACCATTACCATCGAATTCTAGGTCACCTAATTTTTTCGCCACCTTATCGCCTGAGTCTCTTCCATAAGCCGTCCATTTATTGTCATCCGTTTTAACAAAATAAACTGAAATTTCATGGGTGTTACCTTGGCTATCAAAGGCACTCATTGTGGTACTAAAGTTATAACTTCCTGTGTCATCAGGGTTATTAACATCAAATGGTTTTGATTTAACTTTATCTTCGGAGTTTAGATTAATAGTGAGCTTTGCCGTATCAGATGCTCTTGCATCCATCATATCCGTTGGGATATTTAATCCTTGAGGTACGCCACCGCTTTGAACAACGATATTGCCATTTTCATCTAAACCCGCTGGGTAACCCGTAATAATCATTCCTTGGTTATTCACCAGATTACCGCTTTTATCGCGCGTAAATTGTCCATCACGGCTATAAAAGATATCGCCGTTTTGATTTTGAACTCGGAAAAAGCCATTACCAGAAATTGCCACATCTGTCGGTCTATCCGTCCGAGTAATTGGACCATCTTTAAAATTTTGAGTGACTGCCGCAACGTTAACACCCAGACCTACGCCTGAACCGGCAAACATATCGGCAAAAGAGGTGGTCGCCCCTTTGAAACCATTGGTTGCGGAGTTGGCAATGTTATTACCAATCGTATCAAGCCCCGCTGAGGCGGCATTTAAGCCACTAACTGCTTGTGAAAAAGACATGTGTTCTCCATGACGGTTTGGGGAATAAAATTAAGATGATGGGTAGACCTTAAAAATGCTGCTAAGTGGCACACTCTGCCCTATCCCAACATCCAATAAAGGCGCATCAGTGCCCGGTGTGACACCATTCACTCGGGTATAACCCAGCTTAGTGACTTCTATCTCAGCACCGTTTTTAATGGCCTTTACATCAAAGAAATATTTACTTTTAGTATCTGCAACTAATTGACCGTTGTTATCACGGCCATCCCACGACATATCGTAAATATCGGGTTTTACTTCTGTTTCGTAAGAAATCGTACGAACCACTGCCTTATTTTTGTCACGAATGGTGATCTCAACGCTGTCTGCGTGTTTAGGTAGGAAGAAACCAAATGGTGAAGAAATGTAATCATCTTGAGATACCTCACTCTCATCACCACTATCATTTAACACCGACAAACTACGGTTGAGTTCATCATCAGGTAGAGGATTTGTTGGCTTAGAAATATCGCTATTTTCACCACTTTCTTGTTTTTTAAGCGGCGCAAGCACAATTTCATTACGCGGTATCAAAACCCCTTTTCCTACTAATTGGGTTGCTTGCAACGATTGACCTGAACCGATTTGACTTGAGATCCCGCTGACTTTATCGCTCAACTTATTCATGCTTTCGAGAGTTGCAATTTGGGCAAGTTGACTCGTCAAGTCCGTGTTTTCCATCGGCTTGGTGGGATC of the Providencia stuartii genome contains:
- the flgG gene encoding flagellar basal-body rod protein FlgG, whose product is MIRSLWIAKTGLDTQQTNLDVISNNLANVSTNGFKRQRAVFEDLLYQNVRQPGAMSSEQTSLPSGLQLGTGSRPVATMRIHSQGALNKTGNTTDIAIKGQGFLHVQMPDGSDAYTRDGALQPNQDGQLVTSSGYQIVPAITIPDNANSLSIASDGTVSITVYGDNQPQQIGQITLTTFINDAGLESMGENLYMETASSGAPNESAPGTNGAGLLYQHMLETSNVNVAEELVNMIQTQRAYEINSKAVSASDQMLQRLTQL
- a CDS encoding flagellar basal body rod protein FlgF, which gives rise to MDHVIYTAMGGARHALENQAIVSNNIANVSTSGFKAQLAAMRAVPINGDSEQTRTLVVASTPGADMSQGPLNYTGRPMDVSLNDKHFLAVELADGSEAYTRNGNIQISSEGELVIGEHRLQGDGGPINVPPNAELTIGEDGTVTALLATDPPTMLGQIGRLKIVEAQPQDLLRGEDGLFHLSPQAIAANGDVLAQSERASLTSGVIEGSNVNAAEAMVSMIANARYFEMQMKVVRSADENAQKANQLLAVS
- a CDS encoding flagellar hook assembly protein FlgD, which translates into the protein MGIAATMYDSLDNTTTGPEPLKSNIPTKSQTDDMRDTFLKMIVTQMQNQDPTKPMENTDLTSQLAQIATLESMNKLSDKVSGISSQIGSGQSLQATQLVGKGVLIPRNEIVLAPLKKQESGENSDISKPTNPLPDDELNRSLSVLNDSGDESEVSQDDYISSPFGFFLPKHADSVEITIRDKNKAVVRTISYETEVKPDIYDMSWDGRDNNGQLVADTKSKYFFDVKAIKNGAEIEVTKLGYTRVNGVTPGTDAPLLDVGIGQSVPLSSIFKVYPSS
- the flgE gene encoding flagellar hook protein FlgE, coding for MSFSQAVSGLNAASAGLDTIGNNIANSATNGFKGATTSFADMFAGSGVGLGVNVAAVTQNFKDGPITRTDRPTDVAISGNGFFRVQNQNGDIFYSRDGQFTRDKSGNLVNNQGMIITGYPAGLDENGNIVVQSGGVPQGLNIPTDMMDARASDTAKLTINLNSEDKVKSKPFDVNNPDDTGSYNFSTTMSAFDSQGNTHEISVYFVKTDDNKWTAYGRDSGDKVAKKLGDLEFDGNGRLASPTNAVFAFDYNGLNGANDGTLQVDLNKTRQQKVSESSVSAIDVNGYPAGEYTNFKIEDNGLIVANYSNQQKRVVGQVALSAFANPSGLVSQGGNVWASSNASGNPMDGVPGVGQFGKLTSGALESSNVDMSQELINMIVMQRNYQSNAQTIKTQDQMLQTMVNLR